The Mesotoga infera genome contains the following window.
TGGTTCGACTCCACCCGAGCCCACCAGACATGGCGGCTAATTGCCGCCTTTTTCTGTACTAATTTTAGCAGTTTTGCTGCTATTCTTCAAGATAGTTTGCTGGAATTTAACATATAAGTGACTAATCGTAAATAAAGATGAAGAATTATTTATGTAGAATATCGACCTTGATTCCGCAGCCGTTTTTGTTCAAAGTTTGTGAACCAACCTCCCGTCAACAAAGGTCATTTCTGCGGGAGTGTCTTGAGTTACCTTCAGTAAATCGACATTGATCACAAATAGGTCTGCCCTATCTCCATTGTTGAGTGAAAGTGACTCTGTGTTGTTTGCGAGAATATGACCATTCGAACTGTACATCTCAATGCTATCTCTTCTTGAGAAAAACTTGTCGGCAGAAGCGAGGTTGCGAATCACTGAAGTACTCTCAACAGGGGAGTCGGTTGATATTGCGAGAGGCACTCCCATGTCTCTCATCTTTCCAAATGGGTAAGCGTCTCTCATGCGGCCCGGACCGAGTCTCTCAGGTGCGATTATTTTGTCGGAATCAGCAAATATCGGCTGAATTGAGGCGGTTAGCTTTTGATCTGTCATCCTCTTTATTTGCTCTTCAGAGGCAATTTGGACGTGAATCAGTCTGTGATTCAGCGACTCGCTTGCAGAACCTTCGAAGGCTTTCAAAGCCTCTTCAAGCGCCCGATCCCCTATTACATGGACGCAGACTTGGATTCGCTCTCTGTCAGCTCTCTTAACAATTGGTTTCAATTCATCGGCCGTCATATATAGAACGCCTCTTTCGGCAGGGGAATCGTGGTAAGGTGAGATCATTGCCGCTGTTCGTGCACCAAGAGAACCGTCAAGATACAGCTTTGCGGCTCTAAGAGTGAAAAAGGGAGTTTCAAATTGCTGTCCATGCTTGATCAAGTCGAGTTCTTCTTCTTTTGAGATACAGAGCTTCTCGTAAATCCTCATGTCACTTGCGCCAGAAAGGCTGTTCATGAGCAGCTCATAATCGATTCCGTGATAATCATCACTGTGAACTGTTGTAACTCCGTACTTGAGGAAGGCCTGAGTTCCTGCGTGAATTGCTCTTTGCACTTCTCCGGGTGAAAGTCTGATCATACGATCAAGTTCTTCTAGGGCTCTCTCCTTCAGGAGTCCCAGCTCGATATCGGATCCGTCCAGTCCGTGAAGTCTTTCAATACTGAAGAGTTTAATCAAAGGCGAGTTTACAGTGGCAATATGACCGCACCTTCTAGTCAGTATCACGGGTCTAGAGGTAATGGAATCAAGTTTCTCCCTTACAGGCATGAAACCAAGAGCTTCCTGATCCCAACCGCGAGCGCGCACTATTTCGCGATCGACTTCCAGTCTTTCTGCAAGTGATTCAATTGAATTGCAGTCTTCAAGGTTCACTTCCAGATTCTTTCTTCCAGTGCCTATGAGGTGAGCGTGGGAATCTACGAATCCCGGATAAACGAATCTGCCCGCAATGTCTATTTCCAGTGACCCTTCAGAGGGAGTCGGGGAAATAACGCCCGCACTCATATGTAGATCTCTGCGAACGTAATTTCTGTCTTCTGCAGAATATACCATACCGCCTTTCAGCGAGTAACCTGTCATTTTTCTTCTCCTAAACTAGCGGCGATTCGACCACCCAGAGCAGCGTTGTTTATCAGCAAGGAAATATTCGCATCCAGAGTCTTGCCACTTGATAGTTCTGCCAGCCTGCTGAGAAGATATGGAGTCAGCGCTTTTCCAGAAATGCCATTGGTCTCTGCAGATTTCAGAGCCGATTCAATAAGGGTTCTAAGTTCATCGAAATCCATTGAATCTGCTTCTGGTATTGGGTTTGCTACTAGTACTCCTCCTTCAATTCCCAGTCTCTCCTTTTCTTCAAGAATCTGGGCGGCCTCTTCAGGAGAACTTATCGTCAAGTTGATTCTGTATGGGCTTTTCGAGCAGTGGAAAAGAGGAAATGAATCGGTTTGGTAACCGACTACCGTTACTCCAAAGGTTTCAAGAAACTCAAGTGTTTTCGGCACGTCCAGTATGCTCTTGACACCCGCAGAGACCACTATCATTCTCGTTCTCGAAAGTTCAATTATGTCTTGAGACACATCCCAGTCGATGTCCCTATGAACTCCGCCAATTCCACCGGTGGCGAAAACTGAGATTCCACTCGTTTTCGAGATTGCCATAGTAGCGCTTACTGTTGTTGCTGCATCTCTCTTCATTGCTGTCGCGTAGGCGATCTCAGCAGTACCGACTTTCAAGACATTCGAGGCCATGCCTAGTCTCTTCACCTGTTCATTTGTGAGGCCGACAACTATCTCTCCACCGAGTATTCCAATGGTCCTGGGAGTGCCTCCATTTTCCCTCACTGCTCTCTCCATGTTAAAGGCAGTCTCG
Protein-coding sequences here:
- a CDS encoding amidohydrolase — its product is MTGYSLKGGMVYSAEDRNYVRRDLHMSAGVISPTPSEGSLEIDIAGRFVYPGFVDSHAHLIGTGRKNLEVNLEDCNSIESLAERLEVDREIVRARGWDQEALGFMPVREKLDSITSRPVILTRRCGHIATVNSPLIKLFSIERLHGLDGSDIELGLLKERALEELDRMIRLSPGEVQRAIHAGTQAFLKYGVTTVHSDDYHGIDYELLMNSLSGASDMRIYEKLCISKEEELDLIKHGQQFETPFFTLRAAKLYLDGSLGARTAAMISPYHDSPAERGVLYMTADELKPIVKRADRERIQVCVHVIGDRALEEALKAFEGSASESLNHRLIHVQIASEEQIKRMTDQKLTASIQPIFADSDKIIAPERLGPGRMRDAYPFGKMRDMGVPLAISTDSPVESTSVIRNLASADKFFSRRDSIEMYSSNGHILANNTESLSLNNGDRADLFVINVDLLKVTQDTPAEMTFVDGRLVHKL
- a CDS encoding pseudouridine-5'-phosphate glycosidase; its protein translation is MKKDVALESTVIAHGLPKGINLETAFNMERAVRENGGTPRTIGILGGEIVVGLTNEQVKRLGMASNVLKVGTAEIAYATAMKRDAATTVSATMAISKTSGISVFATGGIGGVHRDIDWDVSQDIIELSRTRMIVVSAGVKSILDVPKTLEFLETFGVTVVGYQTDSFPLFHCSKSPYRINLTISSPEEAAQILEEKERLGIEGGVLVANPIPEADSMDFDELRTLIESALKSAETNGISGKALTPYLLSRLAELSSGKTLDANISLLINNAALGGRIAASLGEEK